A section of the Schistosoma haematobium chromosome ZW, whole genome shotgun sequence genome encodes:
- the KCNH7_2 gene encoding Potassium voltage-gated channel sub H member 7 (EggNog:ENOG410V44Y~COG:P) has product MPIKRGHVAPQNTFIDTLIQKFDSQGRKFLIANAVLPGAPIIFCNDEFCSLCGYSRAQILRRSAALEFLYGPSTSFASIKDLKTALSDYEEKVIMAILCNKSGNQFICQITVAPVRNAEGQVRLYILTFVVNSEFRKTKSTNLPSKTSLTNDRKTSKNYQRQLCCIPVNDTVGEESRTISQLTNVHDHKDELEQPISRCELENSTSANSTERDLSCTCLMQPGELKQPLPRSNSLVSISPNVPKEPKRGRNYLVCRGHSIVSTSSHMSRGNSLVGLSRGCGGIVVNTDSWNASRRHVSEKVAEMLSMGPELNPEQKLHSPRIHPFTLKHYGPIKAVWDWLVLLFVIYTAVFTPYAAAFLLPDAKRKRRHNDGWGRYSGLTSYQNPLQIIDLFVDIMFIVDIFINFRTTYVNRNDELISHPGQIAIHYFKGWFLIDVVAAIPFDLLLFGAETDEMATLIGLLKTARLLRLVRVVRKLDRYSEYGAAVLLLLMATFVLIAHWLACIWYAIGNVERQQFNVRIGWLDQLAEQIKQPFGNRSTLGPSIKSKYITALYFTFSSLTSVGFGNVSPNTNSEKIFSVCVMLVGSLMYAGIFGHVSAIIQRLYSGTARYHAQMVRVKEFIRFHQIPNPLKRRLEEFFQHAWSYTNGIDMNLVLRSFPECLQADICLHLNRNLLNTCSPFKNASQGCLRALALKLKTTHVPPGDTLVHKGDVLNFLCFIARGSIEIMIGCDILAVLGQGDVFGENPTDFTSMGQSKYNVRALTYCDLHRIQRDDLLEILEMYPEFAKQFKKELEITFDLRDYSDPCILNPELIQPSDKPVKYSSPKHISISHQTNADVGDNNNDADDNGGVSNDNSDYEEDFDECFQLHEINDIRNIHSMPFIDCYSNDQSPIVRTKPLINPNISSTKSFEQINRYNNIYTCDPNVFSFTNDNNNELDIAGLSSRNKIMYYPIHDKQSIVEDSADTSQPSSAITHPIHSLINNSKPCEGSNPVENQSLGRISSSDIIVNLLTRLSSMENNLLSLEKKLNTELNQLSQLIDIYSS; this is encoded by the exons GTCGGAAATTTTTGATTGCTAATGCTGTTCTTCCTGGAGCACCAATTATTTTCTGCAACGATGAGTTTTGCTCCCTTTGTGGATATTCAAGGGCTCAAATTCTACGTCGTTCTGCCGCTCTGGAATTTCTATATGGACCATCGACTTCATTCGCATCTATCAAGGATTTGAAAACAGCGCTGTCAGATTATGAGGAGAAGGTGATCATGGCTATTCTTTGCAACAAATCAG GCAATCAATTTATTTGTCAAATAACAGTTGCTCCAGTACGTAATGCAGAAGGTCAAGTTCGCCTATACATTTTAACTTTTGTGGTTAATTCTgaatttagaaaaacaaaaagtaCAAATCTCCCTAGTAAAACAa GCTTAACAAACGATAGGAAAACGAGTAAAAATTATCAACGACAGCTGTGTTGTATTCCAGTCAATGATACAGTTGGTGAAGAGTCTCGAACAATTAGTCAATTAACTAATGTTCATGATCACAAGGATGAACTTGAACAACCCATTTCTAGATGTGAACTAGAAAACTCAACTTCTGCAAACTCTACAG AACGAGATCTAAGTTGCACATGCTTAATGCAACCAGGCGAATTGAAACAACCTCTACCTCGATCTAATTCTCTTGTGAGCATTTCCCCAAATGTCCCGAAAGAACCAAAAAGAGGTCGTAATTATTTAGTTTGCAGAGGACATTCTATTGTGAGTACATCTTCACATATGTCTAGAGGTAATTCACTCGTTGGTCTTTCTCGTGGATGTGGTGGAATTGTGGTGAATACCGACTCATGGAACGCATCCCGTCGTCATGTTTCAGAAAAAGTTGCTGAG ATGCTTTCCATGGGTCCTGAATTAAATCCAGAACAAAAACTACACTCTCCACGTATTCATCCATTCACTTTAAAACATTATGGTCCTATTAAAGCAGTTTGGGATTGGCTTGTTCTTCTTTTCGTAATTTATACAGCTGTATTCACGCCTTATGCAGCAGCGTTCCTACTTCCTGATGCTAAGCGAAAAAGAAGACACAAT GATGGCTGGGGTCGATATAGTGGTCTTACATCGTATCAGAATCCATTACAAATTATCGATTTATTTGTAGATATAATGTTTATTGTggatatatttattaattttcgtACAACTTATGTGAATAGaaatgatgaattaatttcacATCCTGGTCAAATTGCTATACATTATTTCAAGGGTTGGTTTCTAATTGACGTAGTAGCAGCCATAccatttgatttattattattcggtGCTGAAACAGATGAG ATGGCTACAttaattggtttattgaaaactgCACGTCTTTTACGTTTAGTACGTGTTGTTCGTAAATTAGATCGTTATTCTGAATATGGTGCAGCTGTTCTCTTATTACTCATGGCTACATTTGTTTTAATTGCTCATTGGCTTGCATGTATTTGGTATGCTATTGGTAATGTTGAACGTCAACAATTCAATGTACGTATTGGTTGGCTTGATCAATTAGCTGAACAAATTAAACAACCATTTGGTAATCGATCAACACTTGGACCAAGtattaaatcaaaatatattacAGCATTATATTTTACTTTTTCAAGTTTAACTTCAGTTGGATTTGGTAATGTAAGCCCAAATACCAACTCGGAAAAAATATTCTCTGTATGTGTTATGTTAGTTGGat CTTTAATGTATGCTGGAATATTTGGACATGTAAGTGCTATTATTCAACGTTTATATAGTGGGACTGCTCGTTATCATGCTCAAATGGTACGTGTTAAAGAATTTATTCGTTTTCATCAAATACCAAATCCATTAAAACGACGTTTAGAAGAATTTTTTCAACATGCATGGTCATATACAAATGGTATTGATATGAATTTAGTATTACGAAGTTTTCCGGAATGTTTACAAGCTGATATATGCTTACATCTAAATCGAAATCTACTTAATACATGTTCACCATTTAAAA atgcaAGTCAAGGTTGTCTTCGAGCTCttgcattaaaattaaaaacaacaCATGTACCACCTGGTGATACACTTGTTCATAAAGGTGATGTGTTGaattttttatgttttattgCTCGTGGAAGTATTGAAATTATGATCGGTTGTGATATACTTGCTGTATTAGGACAAGGTGATGTATTTGGTGAGAATCCAACAGATTTTACTAGTATGGGTCAATCAAAATATAATGTGAGAGCATTAACTTATTGTGATTTGCATAGAATTCAACGTGATGATCTATTAGAAATTTTAGAAATGTATCCAGAATTTgcaaaacaatttaaaaaagaattagAAATAACTTTTGATTTACGTGAT TATTCGGATCCATGCATTCTTAATCCGGAATTAATCCAACCATCAGATAAACCCGTTAAATATTCCTCACCTAAACATATTAGCATATCACATCAAACCAATGCTGATGTTGGTGACAATAACAATGACGCTGATGATAATGGTGGTGTAAGTAATGACAATTCTGATTATGAAGAAGATTTTGACGAATGCTTTCAACTTCATGAAATAAAtg ATATTCGTAACATACATAGTATGCCTTTTATTGATTGTTACTCAAATGATCAATCACCAATTGTTCGGACAAAGCCGTTAATTAACCCAAATATCTCATCAACTAAATCATTTGAACAAATTAATCGGTACAACAATATTTATACATGTGATCCTAATGTGTTTTCatttactaatgataataataatgaactggACATAGCTGGTTTATCGtcaagaaataaaataatgtacTATCCTATTCATGATAAACAATCAATAGTCGAAGATTCAGCTGATACTTCACAGCCATCATCTGCGATAACTCATCCGATTCATTCCTTAATTAATAATTCCAAGCCTT